ACTGCTTCACTCTCTAGTTAACGCTCTATATTCAAGAACATTAGGAGATTTCCAGAGAGGTACATTCCGTGTAAAAGGAGATGTAATTGATGTTTTTCCAGCTTATGCTGATAATGCAGTCAGGATCCAGTTTTTTGGGGATGAGATTGAAAAAATCCAGAGTTTTGATCCGGTAACAGGAAATGTGGAAGCTAGTTTTGATCAGATACAGATTTACCCTGCCAATCTATTCGTAACTTCAAAAGAAACCCTGAATGGGGCGATCAGAAGTATTCAGGATGATATGGTAAAACAGGTAGACTTCTTTAATTCTATTGAAAAACCACTTGAAGCTAAAAGATTACAGGAAAGAACTGAACTTGATCTGGAAATGATCAAGGAACTGGGTTACTGTTCAGGAATTGAGAACTATTCAAGATATTTAGATGGAAGGCTTCCGGGTTCAAGACCTTTTTGCCTTATCGATTATTTCCCGAAAGATTTCTTAATGGTAATTGATGAAAGCCATGTTACTGTTCCTCAGGTACACGCCATGTATGGTGGTGACCGCAGCAGAAAGGAAGCCTTGGTGGAATACGGTTTTAGGCTCCCTGCTGCTATGGACAACAGACCTCTTAAATTTGAGGAGTTTGAAGGTATGCAAAATCAGGTCATTTATGTTTCTGCAACACCTGCAGATTATGAACTGGAGAAAACCGGAGGAGCTTATATTGAACAGATCATTCGCCCGACAGGCCTTTTGGATCCCGTTATTGAGGTAAGACCAAGTCTAAACCAGATCGATGATCTGATGGAAGAGATCCAAAAAAGATCGGATGTCGATGAAAGGGTTTTGGTGACTACTCTAACTAAAAAGATGGCTGAGGAACTAACTAAATATTTTGTCAAGTTTGGAATCAGAACAAGATATATTCACTCGGATGTAGAAACGCTTGAACGTATTCAGATCATGCAGGATCTCCGTCTAGGAGTATTTGACGTTCTGATCGGAGTTAACCTTTTAAGGGAAGGACTTGACCTTCCTGAAGTATCCCTGGTTGCCATCCTGGATGCTGATAAAGAAGGAATGCTGAGGAGCAGAAGATCAATGATACAGACGGTAGGACGTGCTGCAAGGAATGTAAACGGAAAAGCGATCATGTATGCTGATAAAATAACAAAATCGATGCAGGCAGCACTAGATGAAACGGAATATCGCCGGAATAAACAAATACAACACAATGAAGCAAACGGACTTGTTCCAACAGCTTTAAATAAAAAGATTTCAGAAAACCTTGTCGGAAGAAGCAAAGATTTCCCGGATCCAAAGTATACCCAAAAAGGAGATTCTTCAGAAAGCAGCCGAAACAAAAGCCAGCTATGGAGGCGAGGATATCGATAAAATAATCGGACAAAAGCAGAAGGAAATGGAGGCTGCTGCAAAAAATCTTGACTTTATAAAAGCAGCAAAATTAAGGGATGAAATTGAAGCTTTGAAGGCATAGCTTACGATTATAAAAACGTTTAGGGGCGGCATCGAAGATGCCGCCCCTAAACTATAAATTTGTTCTAAAAATAGATCCAGCTTATCTTAAAGAAGCCCTGATCGGTATAAGGAGCTCCATCAGACCATTCAGCTTAATTTCATAAACTGTTGAAAGCTGCATTCCCAGTTTCCCTTTAGGCATTCCTTTTCTGTTAAACCATTCAAGGTAGCTTACCGGAAGATCTGCAAGAATAGTTCCTTCATATTTTCCGAAAGGCATCTTGGCTATGCAAATCTCTTTTAGTATTTCTGAATTGAGTCCTTCCACTTTATACAATTAAATTAATTTTACCTTCCACATCATCATTATCCGGCAGTTTGAGATCTGGCGGTGTATCTTCATCTGAGAACTCATTCCCGTAAACCTGTATGAGAAGAAGTGTGAATGAAATTAGAATAGGCCCGAAAATAAGCCCCATAAAGCCAAACAGATTCATTCCCATGATAATTCCGAATACGGTATTCAGTGGATGTATATTTTCCAGTTTTTTTAAAAGGGTAAAACGGAGCAGATTATCTGTAAGCCCCACGATGATCAAACAATAGGCTGCAAGACCCAGACCCTGTCCGGTATTTCCTTCTGCGATCATAAAGATACAAACGGGAATATAAACGATAGCCGCGCCTACAACCGGGATCATGGAAGCAGCAGCCGTAAGTGCAAACAGCAAGACCGGACTTGGTGCTCCAAAAATAAAGTATCCTATCAGTGCTACAATACCTTGTCCCATTGCTACTACAGGAATTCCTATAGCGTTGGCCATGATAAGTTTTCTAAGCTTATCGCCGATCAAAGAAATATTAGCTCTTTTTAAAGGAGCGGAAGAACTTAGAATCCTTTCAAAAAGTCTTGGTCTTTCCAGCATAAAATAAAGAATAAAATACATGGACATGACCACCGTAAGCGTGTTAAAAGTCCCGCTGAGAGCAGATGTGGAATATTTTCCCGCAGAATTTTTCAGCTTATCCATATTTTCCTTACTGAGAATATCAAAACTGGTTTTTGAATAGACATACGAATGTATTTTATCGAGAAACACATTGAATTTAGTCATGTATGCCTGAGCATTACCCAATTTATCAATCAGAAGATCAGCAATAAAATAGATCGGAAGAATGAGGATAATAAGACTGGCCAGCATCAGTACAAGCGCAGACAGCCATGGCTTCCATTTTTTTTCTTCCTGAAGATAAAAATTATATTTTCTGCAGACAACATAAATAGTGATAGCACCAAGTACTGACGGTATAAACAGTGAAAGATTAAAACACACCAGCCCTGTAAGTACCAGAATAATGGCCAACAAGGCAACCTGTTTTATTGCAACATTACTTATCTGTTTATCCTTATTTATCATCTATTGTGAGCTTTATTTTTATTTTTTTAATGCGATTTGTCTCGGTTTTCCCAAGAAAGCACAATAAGCGGAGTACATTACAATCATAATAAAAGGTGCTGTAACAATAATTCCGATACCGCACAGAACAATTCCGGCAATAGAAATCAGTCCGCCTAAAAAGGTAGCACCAAGAAACGTTCCGTAATTTTCTTTAGCAATATTGAACGATTTCCCTAATGCTTCCGTAGCCGATGCGTTTTCGAATAATAAAATCGGATAACCTAATAAAAGGAAAGGATACACAAAAATGAACGGAAAGAAGCACAAAGCCATCGCAATACTGCAAATAATTCCTGAAATAAAGCTGTAAATCAGGATATTCACAAAATTCTGTTTGTATCCGATAAACAAATCTGCAAAATCGATCTGGCTTTTGGTATTGTATTTATTAACAATATAAATTAATCCTACATACAAAGGAGCAAGTAAGATTCCCAAAAGTCCTGATAATGAAAGGTACAGCGAAAAACCAGGTGCGTTCCAGTAACTGAAGCTTGAGTAATCTCCACCAGCATCCCTCATCTCCTCCATCATGGAAGTTGAATTAAAGCCGCTAATAGTCTGGATCAAGAATCCACCTATCATGTAAATTACCATCGCCACGATTCCGTAAAGGAAAACGCCTTTATACATCTCAAAGGAATGCGAAATAATAGATCCTGTATCTCTGTTTGGAACGGACCCTTGCTGGTCAAATTCGTTAAATTCTGACATAGTTTAATATTTAATGATTTCACCAAAATTAACTTTTTTTGGCATAAAAACATATTAAACCTATTTAAAATTTAACTTTTTTCCGAGAAAATGGTTTTATACAGTGAGTAAATCATGGCATTCCAAAAAGGAAATGTAAAAAGTCCTCCAATAAAAAGCAATGCAAACCCAATATATTTAAATAAAACGGCAACAATGACACAAACAAATATCTCTATATAATACTTTTTTAGTGCTTGGAAATTTAGGGAAATAGCCTCGAAAATCCTTTTATCGGTAAAAAACATAAGCGGGGCAACAAATACTGTTACACAAACCCAAACAACGGCAAGAAATAGGGTGGGTACCGTCAATCTATACACCATTACCCAAAATATATAATAACCCAAATATTTTAAAAAATTAAGCCCTCTGTAACCGGCAAACAAGTCTCCCAACTCAATGGGTTCATTAAGGTCTATTTTCCTGAAAACCTGAAACAATCCAAGATTTAACGGATACAGAAAAATACTGGTTCCTAAAATGGCAAAGCTGAACATCTGATAATTTTCTGTTTCGCCTAGAGCCTTCAATTTTTCCAGGTATACTGTGGTTCCCTGTTTTAAAGCTTCTGCCAGTTCCTGGTTCTGCTCCCAAAGCCCATACCTGGCCGCAAAGAAAAACATAGAAGTGAAAAAAACCGCAAAAAATATGATTGAGAACATTAACTGGAAAACTAATGTCTTATTCCAATAGAAAAATGCCTGCTTCAATATAAAATCTATTCCCGGTTTCTGAGGATATTTGTTCTGCATCAAAAATTTTTATGCAAAAGTAATCATCAATAAGTACTTTTGCGGAATGTTTTCAGTGAATCATCAAAAATTTATGGAAATGGACGAACTTTCTCTTCAGAAGGTTCCTTACTTTTTCATGATCGACTTTCTTGCAGAAAATGTAGAAATCTACAGAGAAAATGAAATTGAAAAATCAGGCTTAATTATTGATTTTCAAAATTATACAAACATAAAACAGAAGCCGGAACTTAACAAAAAAATTGAGTGGAAACCCTTTCCGGAAACATTGACAAGCTTTAAAATAGGGTTTGATAAAGTTCAGAAAAATATCCGTTTGGGGAATTCTTACCTGACCAATTACACCAGAAAGACTGAAGTTCGGACGAATTTGAGCCTTGAAGAAATTTTTTATCATTCAATTGCAAAGTACAAAGTGTTTTATAAAGATTTTTTTGTATTTTTTTCTCCTGAAACTTTTGTAAAGATTATAGACGGCAAAATTTTAACTTATCCAATGAAAGGCACTATTGATGCATCATTGGAAAACGCAGCTGAAGTTTTGAAAAACGATAAAAAAGAAAAAGCAGAGCATTATACGGTTGTAGATCTGCTGCGGAATGATCTCAGTATGGTGGGGGATGATGTAAAAGTAGACCAATTCCAGCATATTGACCTCATCAAAACACAGCAGAAAGACCTGTATGCCATGAGTTCTGAAATATCAGGAACAGTAAAACCTGAATTTAACGGAAAAGTTGGCAGTATCATGAAGAAACTGCTGCCTGCCGGATCAATTCTAGGAGCCCCCAAGCCTAAAACGCTGGAAATAATCTTAGACGCAGAAGGATATGACAGAGGATATTATACCGGAGTATGCGGCTGGTTCGATGGAGAAAATCTTGACAGCTGTGTTATGATACGCTTTATTGAAAGAGAAGGTAATCAGCTTTATTTTAAAAGCGGAGGCGGTATAACCCACATGAGCCGGTTAGAAGACGAATATCAGGAAATGAAAAATAAAATCTATGTCCCAATTCATTGAAAGCATAAAAGTAGAAGATCAGGAAGTTTTTCTTTTGGATCTCCATCAGAAACGTGTCAACCAAACCTTTGCCCATTTCGGAAAAGAGGGTTCTATTGATCTGTCTAAGATCTTCAAAAGCCTTGAGCACGATGAAGATGGTCTTTTCAAACTAAGACTGTCCTACGATCTTGATAAAAGGATCCGGACCATGATGATTCCATATGCTATTCCTGAGATACAGAGCTTTCAGCTGGTTGAGAACAACAGTTTTGATTATTCTTTCAAATTTGAAGACCGTAAGGAACTGGAAAAGATGAAGATGAAATCAAAAGCAGAAGAGATCATTATCGTTAAAAACAATCATATCACAGATACTTCTTTTTCTAATATTCTTTTCCTTAAAGGGAAGGACTGGTTTACGCCTGCTACTTATCTCCTGAA
The Chryseobacterium sp. W4I1 DNA segment above includes these coding regions:
- a CDS encoding DUF3820 family protein — protein: MEGLNSEILKEICIAKMPFGKYEGTILADLPVSYLEWFNRKGMPKGKLGMQLSTVYEIKLNGLMELLIPIRASLR
- a CDS encoding AI-2E family transporter — translated: MINKDKQISNVAIKQVALLAIILVLTGLVCFNLSLFIPSVLGAITIYVVCRKYNFYLQEEKKWKPWLSALVLMLASLIILILPIYFIADLLIDKLGNAQAYMTKFNVFLDKIHSYVYSKTSFDILSKENMDKLKNSAGKYSTSALSGTFNTLTVVMSMYFILYFMLERPRLFERILSSSAPLKRANISLIGDKLRKLIMANAIGIPVVAMGQGIVALIGYFIFGAPSPVLLFALTAAASMIPVVGAAIVYIPVCIFMIAEGNTGQGLGLAAYCLIIVGLTDNLLRFTLLKKLENIHPLNTVFGIIMGMNLFGFMGLIFGPILISFTLLLIQVYGNEFSDEDTPPDLKLPDNDDVEGKINLIV
- a CDS encoding beta-carotene 15,15'-monooxygenase is translated as MSEFNEFDQQGSVPNRDTGSIISHSFEMYKGVFLYGIVAMVIYMIGGFLIQTISGFNSTSMMEEMRDAGGDYSSFSYWNAPGFSLYLSLSGLLGILLAPLYVGLIYIVNKYNTKSQIDFADLFIGYKQNFVNILIYSFISGIICSIAMALCFFPFIFVYPFLLLGYPILLFENASATEALGKSFNIAKENYGTFLGATFLGGLISIAGIVLCGIGIIVTAPFIMIVMYSAYCAFLGKPRQIALKK
- a CDS encoding aminodeoxychorismate synthase component I encodes the protein MFSVNHQKFMEMDELSLQKVPYFFMIDFLAENVEIYRENEIEKSGLIIDFQNYTNIKQKPELNKKIEWKPFPETLTSFKIGFDKVQKNIRLGNSYLTNYTRKTEVRTNLSLEEIFYHSIAKYKVFYKDFFVFFSPETFVKIIDGKILTYPMKGTIDASLENAAEVLKNDKKEKAEHYTVVDLLRNDLSMVGDDVKVDQFQHIDLIKTQQKDLYAMSSEISGTVKPEFNGKVGSIMKKLLPAGSILGAPKPKTLEIILDAEGYDRGYYTGVCGWFDGENLDSCVMIRFIEREGNQLYFKSGGGITHMSRLEDEYQEMKNKIYVPIH
- a CDS encoding aminotransferase class IV, which produces MSQFIESIKVEDQEVFLLDLHQKRVNQTFAHFGKEGSIDLSKIFKSLEHDEDGLFKLRLSYDLDKRIRTMMIPYAIPEIQSFQLVENNSFDYSFKFEDRKELEKMKMKSKAEEIIIVKNNHITDTSFSNILFLKGKDWFTPATYLLNGVQRQNLLKTKKIKETEVTLQNIKQFSHFQLINALNDFDDMFIYPIDRISNLPGSEEYLDL